The Streptomyces fungicidicus nucleotide sequence AGCGCGGTGCCCGGTGCGCAACTGGCCACCGTCGGCGACGTCGTGCACCTGGTCGACGTGGTCAGCGGGTCGGCCGCCACGCTGACCCCGGACTGCGAGGGCGGTTGGCGTGTGCGGGAGGGCGGACCGGTCAGGCTGTGGGAGAGCGTCGAGCGGGTCGTCGACGTCTACGAAGCTGCCGGACGGCCGGGGTCGGAGAGCTTCACCCTGAGCGTCCACCATGGCGGGCAGCATCTGAGGCACCCGCGGGTGCCCTGCCTTCCGCTGCCATCGCCCGAGGGGCGGCCCGGACGGAGCCGGACAGCCTCCGGTCGCACGGGTCACTCGTCTTCACAACTGGCACGTGAGTGAACACGCTGAGTGACATGAATCAAAGGATCACCGCACCGCGCACTCCGCTCCGCCAGTACACCGTGCCGCTCTCCACCACATGTCGGGGTGCCCGGCTCGCCCGTCTGCTCGCCGCCGAGCAACTGGAGGCCTGGGGAGTGCCGTTGGACCCGGCCCGGCTGATCGTCGCCGAACTCGCCGCGAACGCCGTTCTGCACGGCCGGGTCCCCGGCCGGGGCTTCCGGCTCACCCTCGCCCTCACCATGGACGGGGTGCTGCGCATCGAGGTGATCGACCCCAGGGGCGAGAACGCACCCGTCACCCGTGACGCTCCACCGGAGCCCGCCGAGTCGGGCTACGGGCTGCTGCTGGTGGAGGAGGCGGCCGACCGCTGGGGTGTGCTGCCGGGGCCGTTCCCGTGCAAGACCGTGTGGGCCGAGGTGGAGCTC carries:
- a CDS encoding ATP-binding protein, which produces MNQRITAPRTPLRQYTVPLSTTCRGARLARLLAAEQLEAWGVPLDPARLIVAELAANAVLHGRVPGRGFRLTLALTMDGVLRIEVIDPRGENAPVTRDAPPEPAESGYGLLLVEEAADRWGVLPGPFPCKTVWAEVELGRFR